The Carassius carassius chromosome 2, fCarCar2.1, whole genome shotgun sequence genome has a segment encoding these proteins:
- the LOC132102952 gene encoding insulin receptor substrate 1-B-like, with protein MENHTDSQSSTEDVRKSGYLRKQKSMHRRYFVLRTASERGPARLEYYESEKKFRGKAPVPKKALALETCFNINKRADSKNKHMIVLYTRAESFVVAAENETDQEEWYQAMVELQCKSKALCDSANGGDYGLPSPGPAFKEVWQVKVWPKGLGQAKNLVGIYRLCLTEKTVNFVKLNSDAAAVVLQLMNVRRCGHSENFFFVEVGRSAVTGPGEFWLQVEDSVVAQNMHETLLEAMKALSEEFRQRSKSQSAAAGAGGGTTSSNPISVPSRRHHPNPPPSQVGFTRRPRTEPPGTTGGCNSTSPTSRHNFPQTRTSNDGGKVDDGGGATTGGNASFSNPTTNGSCSNTPILRSTSVRAPTPVKAQHPLMRSTSTPAPSTAPSLPSGSGHGSEFCAVGTGTSSSGGSGNGSMYSRKPLRQPSVSGSHSDYGSSDEYGSSPGEHYLLTPTMQAESAGSSGWNSVGDEAFNYILMGQRGASKPQPGQNALPQTRRVLRRSSSREGEAERRIMNKRASLPPMALERHAPHHRAGEEAVEEDDYAIMTHTTTSRESFQSKQDSGAAARATGYLEVAAEPKGDAGSGETGVPYVTGVANGAMENGYMSMLPGVTAPPVSLFHSLSVTISDPDSKSADDYMAMTPNNSISPPRQIRPPPSGTNGYMMMSPNSSCSPDQRGVPTVWIGSSSADSRTGSDYMNMSPISARSASSTPPLAEHHTPSDQHSQQPPPKMVYSYYSLPRSYKHNSSTHFGEWPGRGKHLVNGDRGLGGGRGLINSKAKHQEPPVGRHLSLSSSSYSSSSASSESLGEGEEKTVKMTGGAATSTTAKDVEQGSLQQRQGFGRVKQGHSGQRGRPVSLFVDVSKANTLPRVRETPLPPEPKSPGEYVSIEFKGERNLKAGGNGTSGFQQDAFLPPSTHRNLPRPISCVAGFLPFSHNSSTPIPPSTASEYVNMELGVSPSPSPISLTSLGFPPFPTPPVTPAAAPKAYDEHRSTVLNYDDEESGMGHRKTIHVSVPHPGDSPPACGDYTKMAFSLNLGSTLNCTSPKASLPDQPESVAPALGLGLGLDFPLAKIPNPDHGAKVIRADPQGRRRHCSETFQAPSSLLSCPDHTQVTARRHGFEGMLWGNSCSADISSQYINPGLPSLSVSQTSSMEQGLNYIDLDLANKESSHTATDGQATVHTPVARIFSSVLGGGAAGDSVGTGGSGGSASNLNMYASIDFYKSEELRTHQGCSKDSTEC; from the coding sequence GTAAAGCACTCTGTGATAGTGCGAATGGGGGAGACTATGGATTACCATCCCCTGGTCCTGCCTTCAAGGAAGTCTGGCAAGTAAAAGTTTGGCCTAAAGGTCTGGGCCAAGCCAAGAACCTTGTTGGCATCTACCGGCTCTGCCTGACTGAAAAGACAGTCAACTTTGTCAAGTTGAACTCTGATGCAGCCGCTGTTGTGCTCCAGCTGATGAATGTGAGGCGTTGTGGTCATTCTGAAAACTTCTTCTTCGTGGAGGTGGGTCGCTCTGCAGTAACTGGCCCTGGAGAGTTTTGGTTGCAAGTGGAAGACTCTGTGGTAGCACAGAATATGCATGAGACTCTGCTGGAAGCCATGAAGGCTCTGAGTGAGGAGTTTCGCCAACGTAGCAAGTCTCAGTCAGCTGCCGCCGGAGCGGGAGGTGGCACCACTTCATCAAATCCTATTAGTGTTCCATCTCGACGGCATCATCCCAATCCTCCACCCAGTCAAGTTGGATTCACAAGACGTCCACGGACCGAACCACCTGGGACTACCGGAGGATGTAATAGCACTTCTCCAACTTCTCGCCACAACTTTCCCCAAACTCGAACATCCAATGATGGTGGAAAAGTTGATGATGGAGGTGGTGCAACAACTGGAGGGAATGCATCATTCTCAAATCCCACGACTAATGGGTCATGTTCTAATACCCCTATACTAAGATCAACATCCGTTCGTGCACCAACCCCAGTCAAAGCACAGCATCCACTAATGAGATCCACCTCAACCCCTGCTCCTTCAACTGCACCAAGCCTGCCTTCTGGCTCAGGACATGGATCTGAGTTTTGTGCAGTAGGAACTGGGACAAGCAGCAGTGGTGGGAGTGGTAATGGTAGCATGTACAGTCGAAAGCCTCTCCGACAGCCCTCTGTCTCTGGTTCTCATAGCGACTATGGTTCCTCAGATGAATATGGTTCCAGCCCTGGAGAGCATTATCTGCTAACCCCAACAATGCAGGCAGAGTCTGCAGGCAGCTCAGGTTGGAATTCTGTTGGGGATGAAGCATTCAACTACATCCTAATGGGTCAGAGAGGAGCATCCAAACCTCAGCCAGGTCAAAATGCATTACCCCAAACCAGGAGAGTTCTGAGGCGCTCCTCTAGCAGAGAAGGTGAAGCGGAGCGCAGGATAATGAACAAGCGGGCCTCCCTGCCACCCATGGCCTTAGAGAGACATGCACCACACCATAGAGCTGGGGAAGAAGCTGTTGAAGAGGATGACTATGCAATTATGACTCACACAACCACCAGCCGAGAATCCTTTCAATCAAAGCAGGATTCTGGAGCGGCAGCAAGAGCAACAGGCTACTTGGAGGTAGCTGCGGAGCCTAAAGGTGATGCTGGTAGTGGTGAAACAGGTGTCCCTTATGTCACTGGAGTAGCTAATGGAGCAATGGAAAATGGCTACATGTCTATGTTGCCAGGAGTTACAGCTCCCCCAGTATCCCTTTTTCATTCCCTCTCAGTAACAATTTCAGATCCAGACTCAAAATCTGCTGATGATTACATGGCCATGACCCCCAATAATAGCATTTCACCCCCACGGCAGATCCGTCCACCACCTTCTGGCACAAATGGCTACATGATGATGTCTCCCAATAGTAGCTGTTCACCAGACCAACGAGGGGTCCCTACTGTCTGGATTGGCAGCAGCAGTGCTGACAGCCGAACTGGCAGTGACTACATGAATATGTCACCTATCAGCGCCCGCTCTGCCAGTAGTACTCCGCCACTAGCTGAGCACCACACTCCATCTGATCAGCATTCTCAGCAGCCTCCACCTAAGATGGTATATTCCTACTATTCTTTACCCCGCTCCTACAAACATAATTCTTCAACACACTTTGGGGAATGGCCAGGAAGAGGGAAGCATTTGGTTAATGGTGATAGAGGTCTGGGTGGAGGTAGGGGGCTTATTAATAGCAAGGCTAAGCATCAGGAACCCCCTGTTGGCCGACATCTGTCCCTTTCATCATCCTCATACTCCTCCAGTTCTGCTAGCAGTGAGAGCCTAGGTGAAGGTGAAGAAAAGACTGTCAAAATGACAGGAGGAGCAGCAACAAGTACTACTGCAAAGGATGTTGAGCAAGGATCCTTGCAGCAAAGGCAAGGGTTTGGAAGGGTAAAGCAAGGACATTCTGGTCAGAGGGGCAGGCCTGTTAGTCTGTTTGTGGATGTCTCTAAAGCCAACACTTTACCCAGAGTCCGTGAGACACCCCTTCCTCCTGAGCCTAAGAGCCCTGGGGAGTATGTCAGTATTGAGTTCAAGGGTGAGAGGAACCTAAAGGCAGGAGGTAATGGAACCAGTGGATTTCAGCAAGATGCGTTTCTTCCACCTAGTACCCACCGCAACTTACCCAGGCCTATTTCTTGTGTCGCTGGATTCTTGCCTTTCTCGCATAACTCCTCAACCCCTATCCCTCCATCAACTGCCTCTGAGTATGTCAATATGGAGCTAGGAGTTTCACCATCCCCTTCACCCATCTCCCTCACATCACTTGGATTTCCACCATTTCCCACCCCTCCTGTCACACCTGCAGCAGCCCCTAAAGCTTATGATGAGCACAGATCCACAGTTCTAAATTACGATGATGAAGAGAGTGGGATGGGACATAGAAAAACCATTCATGTATCAGTACCACATCCAGGAGACTCACCCCCAGCCTGTGGTGACTACACAAAGATGGCCTTTAGCCTGAACTTAGGCAGCACATTAAATTGTACATCACCAAAAGCCTCTTTGCCAGATCAGCCTGAGTCAGTAGCTCCAGCCCTAGGTTTGGGACTAGGACTAGACTTTCCACTTGCCAAAATCCCAAACCCAGATCACGGGGCTAAAGTTATCAGAGCAGATCCTCAAGGTCGTCGACGCCACTGCTCTGAAACGTTCCAAGCTCCTTCCTCACTTCTTTCTTGCCCTGATCACACCCAAGTTACAGCCCGTCGGCATGGTTTTGAGGGTATGCTGTGGGGGAACAGTTGCTCAGCAGACATCTCATCTCAGTACATCAATCCTGGACTACCCAGTCTATCTGTTTCACAGACATCCTCCATGGAACAGGGTCTCAATTACATAGACTTGGACCTGGCTAACAAGGAAAGCTCCCATACTGCCACAGATGGGCAAGCAACTGTCCACACACCTGTTGCCCGTATCTTTTCCTCTGTGCTGGGTGGAGGAGCAGCAGGGGACTCTGTAGGAACTGGTGGTTCAGGTGGTAGTGCTTCAAACCTCAACATGTACGCTAGCATTGACTTCTACAAGTCAGAGGAGTTACGGACACACCAAGGTTGCAGCAAAGATAGTACAG